From the genome of Mixophyes fleayi isolate aMixFle1 chromosome 2, aMixFle1.hap1, whole genome shotgun sequence, one region includes:
- the MYCL gene encoding protein L-Myc: MDLGCYNTHYFYDVDLKEDFYRCIAPSEDIWKKFELVPGCSQTNAGCLGGSDTNWGSEIMDLGWESPVKLSGLSSVVLLKDCMWSGFSTREHLEKVINERLSSSTTKCVPDCEMLESTVSPLEQNSPGVSLPALIPEKIPNSSGSESTSDSEDEIDVVTVEKRKSYHGRQPVTITVRADPLDTTTKLFHISIHQQQHNYAARLPPEPSPTSPQRCQSPTTEEEPGEVSCPSMPPCSPPLSSSPPPSGGSDSEDLAKRKNHNYMERKRRNDLRSRFLALREDVPGLAHSSKTPKVVVLSKATEYLQGLISDEKRLVAEKMKLRSRHQQLLRRISKLKRR, translated from the exons ATGGATCTTGGCTGCTATAATACACACTATTTCTATGATGTGGATCTGAAGGAGGACTTTTATCGCTGCATTGCTCCCAGTGAGGATATCTGGAAGAAATTTGAGCTGGTACCTGGTTGCTCTCAAACTAATGCAGGATGCCTAGGGGGAAGTGATACTAACTGGGGATCAGAGATAATGGATTTGGGTTGGGAGTCCCCTGTCAAACTCTCTGGTCTTAGTTCTGTAGTCCTCTTAAAAGATTGCATGTGGAGTGGATTCTCAACCCGGGAACATCTGGAAAAGGTCATCAATGAACGTCTTTCAAGTAGTACTACGAAATGTGTTCCGGATTGTGAAATGCTGGAGTCTACAGTCAGCCCTCTAGAGCAGAATAGTCCAGGAGTCAGTTTGCCAGCACTCATTCCTGAAAAGATTCCAAATTCATCTGGATCTGAAAGCACCAGTGATTCGG AGGATGAGATTGATGTGGTAACTGTGGAAAAGAGGAAATCTTACCATGGTCGTCAGCCAGTGACCATAACTGTTCGTGCTGATCCATTGGATACTACAACCAAGCTCTTTCACATTTCTATCCACCAGCAGCAACATAACTATGCAGCACGCCTCCCCCCTGAGCCCAGTCCTACCTCTCCTCAACGCTGTCAGTCTCCCACTACAGAAGAGGAGCCTGGTGAAGTAAGCTGTCCTTCTATGCCACCTTGCAGTCCCCCTTTATCTAGCTCCCCTCCTCCATCTGGTGGCTCAGACAGTGAGGACCTTGCTAAACGAAAGAATCATAACTACATGGAACGCAAGAGGAGAAACGACTTGCGATCACGGTTTCTGGCTCTAAGAGAGGATGTGCCTGGTCTTGCTCATTCTTCCAAAACACCGAAGGTGGTAGTTCTGAGCAAAGCTACAGAGTATCTGCAGGGCTTGATCAGTGATGAAAAGCGTCTTGTGGCAGAGAAAATGAAGCTTCGTTCTCGGCACCAGCAACTCTTGAGGAGAATCTCAAAGTTAAAACGTCGTTGA